The genomic DNA AAACAAGATGTAGTCCCTTTTTTACAAGTTGCAGATGTTTTTGTTCTTCCTTCTATTTCAGAAGGGTTTTCAAATGCACTGCTTGAGAGTATGGCAACAGGACTTCCAGTTGTTGCAACAAAGGTAAGTGGCAATATTGATATAATTGAAAATGGTATAAATGGATTTTTAGTAGAACCAGAAAATTCAGAAGAATTAGCAAAGGCACTTGAAAAAATTTTAAAAGATGAAAACTTGGCAAGAAAAATGGGGGAAGAGAACAGAAGAAAAATAGTTGAAAATTATTCTATTGATAAAATTGTTGAGAAATACATTGCTCTTTATAATAACTTAATATCAAAAAGTATAATTAAACAAAATTAAAAGAGAAGGGTTTTAAAAATCTTTTGGGAGAAAATGTTTATTTGAATTTTTGTTTCTAAGGATGTATAATTAACAAAAATGTTAATTTTATATACCGAAAATGAAATATATAAAGATTAGAGAACTTAAAGAAAAAATTTATTTTACAACAAACGAAATCGCTGAATATCTTGGAATAAAAAAAGAATCGGCAAGAGTTCTTTGTTCAAGATATTCTAAAAAGGGACTAATTATAAGATTGAAAAGGGATTTATACATTTTAAGAGAAAAATGGGAAACTCTTTCTATTGAAGAATATTTTAATATTGCAAATATATTCCAAGTTCCATCTTATATTTCTTTAATGACTGGTTTATATTATCATCAGATAACTACACAGGTCCAAAGAAGGTTTTATGAAAGTATATCTTTGAAGAGAAGTATATGTTTTAGTATAGAGCAAACTGAATTTCATTATTACAAGATAAACCGAAAATTTTATTTTGGATTTTTTAAAAAAGATAAAATTTTTATTGCAGAAAAAGAAAAGGCATTTGTTGATATTCTTTACCTTACTTCTCTTGGAAAATATAAGTTTGATGTTTCATCAGTCGATTTAAGAAAACTTAAAAAAAATAAAATTGAAAAAATTCTTAAAATATATCCAGAAAAAACAAATAAAATATTTATAAAAATATGGAAGAGTTAATACAGCAAGAAAAATTTGAAATAGAAGTACTTGAATATCTGAATAGTAAAAAGTATTTAGATAAAATGATATTTGTAGGTGAAACAATGTTAAGATTGTGTTATGGATTGAATAGATTTTCAGTTGATCTTGATTTCTGGATAATTAAAAAAATAAAATTTGATAAATTTTTTTTGGACTTGAAAAATTTTCTAGAAGAAAAATATATTATTAAAGATTGTGCCAATAAATTCTCCACAATTCTTTTTGAAATTAGTTCTTCCGAATATCATAGAAATTTAAAAATTGAAATTAGAAAAGAAATTAAAAAAATTAAATATGAAAAAGCAATTGCATTTTCAAAATTTTCTAATATTCAGGTTCTTCTAAATTCAATAGACCTCAATGATATGATGAAATTTAAAATAGAAAGTTTTTTAAGCAGGAAAGAAATAAGAGATTGTTTTGATATAGAATTTCTTTTTAAGAGAGGAATTCCAATTAACTTAAATGTAAAGCAAGCAAAATTACTTCTAAAAGAAATAGAAAAATTGAAAGAAAATGATTATAAAATAAAACTTGGGTCGATTATTGAAAGAGAGGTAAGAAATTATTATTTGAAAAAAAATTTTTATATTTTAAAGATGGAATTGATGAAAATCCTTATTACTTAAATTATAAAAATGAAAAAAATATGTTATGTTATAGGAACTCTGAAAGTTGGAGGAGCAGAAAAACAACTTTATTACCTTGTTAAGAATCTTGATAAAACTATGTTTTCTCCTGTTGTTATTGCTTTAAGAGGAGGAATTTTAGAATATGATTTTAAAGAAATATGTTCATTAAAAATTGTTGGTAAAAGGTGGAAAATAGACCCCCTTTTCTTTTTAAAACTTGTGCCTATTTTGAAAAAAGAAAAAGTAGATATTTTACACACTTTTATGTTCACTGCAAATACATGGGGGCGCCTTGCTGGAATTATTTGTAAAATCCCTGTTAAAATTGTTTCTGAAAGAAGTATTGACCTATGGAAAAAGAGTTATCATTTTTTAATTGATAAAATACTTGGAAAATTTACAGATAAAATTATATGCGTTTCAGAAGAAGTGAGAAATCATTATTTAAAGAAAACAAAATTACCTTCTGATAAGTTTATTGTAATTGAAAATGGAGTGAACTTACAGGAGATAGAAAAAGTTAAAGAGAAAAAAGAAATTAAAGAAGAATTCGGAATACAAGATGATGATTTTGTTATTCTTACAGGAGGAAGATTATGTAAGGAAAAGTCAATTGATTTTTTTCTTTCTATTGTTCCTGAATTAAAAAAGCAAATGACTAAATTAAAAATTTTAATAGTAGGGGAGGGTGAAGAAAAAGAGAACCTTTTTAATATAACTAAATATTTGAAACTTGAGGATAATGTTATTTTTACAGATTATAGAAGGGATATTTTAAGTATTATTAAAATTTCTGATTTAGTAGTTTTAACTTCAAAATGGGAAGGTATGCCAAATTTAATACTTGAAGGTATGGCATTAAAAAAGGCAGTTATTTCAACAAATGTAGGTGGATGTAAAGAAATAATCCAAAATAATGTAAATGGTTTTCTTATTGAATATGGAGATAAAAAACACTTGATTGAAAAGATATTATTTCTTTATAAAAATTCAGGTGAAAGAGAAAAAATGGGAGAATCTGGTTATAAAATCGTAAAAGAAAAATTTGATTTAATTGTGAAAATAAAAGAGTATGAGAAAATATATTCAAGTTTTAAAATAGGGAAAAATTAAAAATGAAAAATAAAATAATAATTTTTTCTGCTATTCTTTTGACTTTTTTAATCTGGATACCTTATATTTTCCCCTATTTTTCTAATGTTGACGAACCGGCATATTTTCTGAATGCTCTTTCAGTTTTTAAAGGTAATGTACTATATAGGGATGTTTTTGAAAATAAAGGACCCATCATGACTTTGATTTGTCTTTTTTTTATAAAAATTTCACCTGAAAATTATACTTTCCTTTTTCATTTAACACTGTTTTTACTGCTTTTTATAGAGTCAATTCTAATTTATAAAGTTTTAGTTAAATTAAAACTTAAAAATTTGGCAATTTATGGATTTTTCTATCCAGTATTTCTTTCCTTGTTTTATCCAGGAAATATGACAATAGGTGGTGAACCATTTATAAGTTTCCTTTTACTTATTATTTTTTATATTTTTTTACTCTTTCCCAATAAGATAATTCCAATTTTTGTTATTGGCTTATTATCAGGTATAATTGTTTTATTTAAACCATTTGGCATTTTTCTTATATTATTACTTATATTTTTAATCTATTACAAATCAAAAAGTATTAAAAAAATATCTCTTTTTGTTTTTGCTTCAATAGTTCCCTTATTATTTTTTCTCCTTTATATTTTTAAGTATCATATATTCCATGATTTTTTACTATGGGCTATTAAATACCCTGTTTTTCTTTCCAGAACAGTACCTACTTTAAAAGAGTGCTATTTTATTTTTCCTATGTTAGGAAGAATCTTTTTATTAATTCCATTTTTTACAGTTTTTGGGATATACGAAATTATTAAAAAAAACAAAAATAGAGAGGAAATTTATATAATTCTTTTTTTAATATTTACTGCTTTATGGGGTGCATTGCATGGTCTCCCTTTTCCACACCATTATAGATTATTATTTCCTTTTTTATTTATTATTTCTTTAATAGGATATTTCAATATTGTTTTTTCTCAAAAATTTCAATTGAAAAACATTCTCAATATTTTCATAATTTTCTCTATTCTTCAAGGATTTTTTTATTGGAATGGAATTGATTTTTACAAAAAATGGATAGAATTTTTAAGTGAGAAAAAATGGACAAAAGAATATGAAATTAAATCAAACAGTGAAATTTTAGAATTCTTAAATAAAAATACTTCTCCTGAAGATAAAATAGTTATTTGGGGACATAATCCTAAATTATATCTTCTGTCTAAAAGAGACCCTGGAACAAAATTTAAAGCATGGTTTGACCCAGTTATTGGAATTGTTTTTTACGATATTCACAAAATACAGCAATTTCCAAATGCCGAAGAATTATTTATTTTTGATATAAAAAGAAATAATCCAAAATATTTTATAGATGCTACAAAATGTAGTTCTATTGGCATACCATATTATTCAGTTGATAAATATTATAAAATATATGAATTTTTATTAAATAATTACAAAAGGATTAAAGAATTAAATGGCTATGTAATATACCAAAATAAAAAAAATGTGTGCAATATGTGGAATAATAAAAAATGAAGGAAAAGTAGAAGAAAAATTATTATTTGAAATGACCTGCCTTATGAATTATAGAGGGCCTGACGAGGAAGGATATTTTATAGAAGAAAATGTAGGACTTGGTCATAAAAGATTGAGTATAATTGACCTAAAAACAGGCAAACAGCCACTTTTTAATGAAGATAAAAAAATTGTTCTTATCTGCAATGGTGAGATATATAATTTTAAAGAACTAAGAGAAAATCTTGAAAAAAAAGGGCATAAATTCAGAACAAATTCAGATAATGAGGTAATTGTTCATCTTTATGAAGATAGGCAAGAAAAATGTATTGATTATTTAAGAGGAATGTTTGCTTTTGCAATTTGGGATAGTAATGAAAAACAATTGTTTCTTGTAAGAGATAGGTTAG from bacterium includes the following:
- a CDS encoding nucleotidyl transferase AbiEii/AbiGii toxin family protein; this translates as MEELIQQEKFEIEVLEYLNSKKYLDKMIFVGETMLRLCYGLNRFSVDLDFWIIKKIKFDKFFLDLKNFLEEKYIIKDCANKFSTILFEISSSEYHRNLKIEIRKEIKKIKYEKAIAFSKFSNIQVLLNSIDLNDMMKFKIESFLSRKEIRDCFDIEFLFKRGIPINLNVKQAKLLLKEIEKLKENDYKIKLGSIIEREVRNYYLKKNFYILKMELMKILIT
- a CDS encoding type IV toxin-antitoxin system AbiEi family antitoxin domain-containing protein, which translates into the protein MKYIKIRELKEKIYFTTNEIAEYLGIKKESARVLCSRYSKKGLIIRLKRDLYILREKWETLSIEEYFNIANIFQVPSYISLMTGLYYHQITTQVQRRFYESISLKRSICFSIEQTEFHYYKINRKFYFGFFKKDKIFIAEKEKAFVDILYLTSLGKYKFDVSSVDLRKLKKNKIEKILKIYPEKTNKIFIKIWKS
- a CDS encoding glycosyltransferase, with product MKKICYVIGTLKVGGAEKQLYYLVKNLDKTMFSPVVIALRGGILEYDFKEICSLKIVGKRWKIDPLFFLKLVPILKKEKVDILHTFMFTANTWGRLAGIICKIPVKIVSERSIDLWKKSYHFLIDKILGKFTDKIICVSEEVRNHYLKKTKLPSDKFIVIENGVNLQEIEKVKEKKEIKEEFGIQDDDFVILTGGRLCKEKSIDFFLSIVPELKKQMTKLKILIVGEGEEKENLFNITKYLKLEDNVIFTDYRRDILSIIKISDLVVLTSKWEGMPNLILEGMALKKAVISTNVGGCKEIIQNNVNGFLIEYGDKKHLIEKILFLYKNSGEREKMGESGYKIVKEKFDLIVKIKEYEKIYSSFKIGKN